The Balearica regulorum gibbericeps isolate bBalReg1 chromosome 30, bBalReg1.pri, whole genome shotgun sequence genome includes a window with the following:
- the P2RY11 gene encoding P2Y purinoceptor 11, producing the protein MATHPAHCSNFSSFQESLWPVLAAQFPPALLGNGMAIYHLAARERSWHSGIVYSFHLAVSGMLYSLSLPFLAAYYYPPKDWRYGAALCKLERFLFNCNLYGGIFFVTCISLNRYLGIVYPLRVRGRLQPRHAKVLSTVIWVLAAALSAPTFFFSELQEAEGVIECLGSAAPQRLREFYPYSLLLAGLGCGLPFLLTASCYAAIIRTVFRNPHLSQTEKRKVGMLVGAGVALYAFSYLPYHIFRNLNLWRRLLRPGTENCAVSRAIHATTQVCKILVNLNICLQPLLYAALAKTVHNCCGAGCGTGTAAEERAERVELQPAT; encoded by the coding sequence atGGCCACCCACCCTGCTCACTGCAGTAACTTCAGCAGCTTCCAGGAGTCGCTGTGGCCGGTGCTGGCGGCGCAATTCCCACCGGCACTGCTGGGCAACGGCATGGCCATCTACCATTTGGCCGCCCGCGAGCGCTCCTGGCACAGCGGCATCGTCTATTCCTTCCACCTGGCCGTCAGCGGGATGCTCTACTCCCTCTCGCTGCCGTTTCTGGCGGCGTATTACTACCCGCCCAAGGACTGGCGCTACGGAGCGGCGCTGTGCAAGCTGGAACGGTTCCTTTTCAACTGCAACCTCTACGGCGGCATCTTCTTCGTCACCTGCATCAGCCTCAACCGCTACCTCGGAATCGTTTACCCGCTGCGGGTTCGTGGACGGCTACAACCGCGCCACGCCAAGGTGCTGAGCACGGTCATTTGGGTGCTGGCCGCGGCGCTCTCGgcacccactttttttttttcggaGCTGCAAGAGGCAGAGGGTGTTATCGAGTGTTTGGGGAGCGCGGCGCCGCAACGGCTGCGAGAGTTTTATCCCTACAGCCTGCTGCTGGCCGGGCTGGGCTGCGGGCTGCCCTTCCTGCTCACCGCCTCCTGCTACGCCGCCATCATCCGCACAGTTTTCCGTAATCCTCACCTCAGCCAGACGGAAAAACGGAAGGTGGGAATGCTGGTGGGAGCGGGAGTAGCTCTCTACGCCTTTTCCTACCTGCCCTACCATATTTTCCGTAATCTCAATCTATGGCGTCGCCTGCTGCGACCGGGCACGGAGAATTGCGCCGTCTCCAGAGCCATCCACGCCACCACTCAGGTCTGCAAGATCCTGGTTAACCTCAACATCTGCCTGCAACCGCTGCTCTACGCCGCCCTGGCCAAGACCGTGCACAACTGCTGCGGTGCCGGCTGCGGCACCGGCACTGCCGCCGAGGAGCGGGCAGAGCGCGTGGAGCTGCAGCCGGCAACCTAG
- the EIF3G gene encoding eukaryotic translation initiation factor 3 subunit G: MPTGDYDSKPSWADQVEEEGGEDDKCITSELLKDIPLPGVLGGSLSAEAELLKGGPLPSPKELINGNIKTITEYREEEDGRKVKIIRTFRIETRKASKAVARRKNWKKFGNSEFDAPGPNVATTTVSDDVFMTFITSKEDLNCQEEEDPMNKLKGQKIVSCRICKGDHWTTRCPYKDTLGPMQKELAEQLGLSTGEKEKLPGEPEPVQAQQSKTGKYVPPSLRDGASRRGESMQPNRRADDNATIRVTNLSEDTRETDLQELFRPFGSISRIYLAKDKTTGQSKGFAFISFHRREDAARAIAGVSGFGYDHLILNVEWAKPSTN, encoded by the exons ATGCCGACGGGCGACTACGA CTCCAAGCCCAGCTGGGCCGACCAGGTGGAAGAGGAGGGTGGAGAGGACG acAAATGCATCACCAGCGAGCTGCTGAAGGACATCCCCCtgccaggggtgctggggggcagcCTGAGCGCTGAGGCCGAGCTGCTGAAGGGAG gcccgctcccctccccgaAAGAGCTCATCAACGGCAACATCAAAACCATCACGGAGTATCGCGAGGAGGAGGATGGGCGCAAGGTGAAG ATCATCCGCACCTTCCGTATCGAAACCAGGAAGGCCTCCAAGGCCGTGGCCCGTCGGAAG AACTGGAAGAAATTTGGCAACTCAGAGTTCGATGCCCCCGGACCGAATGTGGCCACCACCACGGTGAGCGACGACGTCTTCATGACCTTCATCACCAGCAAAGAG GACCTGAactgccaggaggaggaagatccCATGAACAAGCTGAAGGGGCAGAAGATTGTCTCGTGCCGTATCTGCAAAGGTGACCACTGGACTACCCGCTGTCCCTACAAGGACACCTTGGGACCGATGCAGAAGGAGTTGGCCGAGCAGTTGGGGCTGTCCACAGGCGAGAAGGAGAAGCTGCCTGGAG AGCCGGAGCCGGTGCAGGCTCAGCAGAGCAAGACGGGCAAGTACGTCCCCCCCAGCCTGAGAGACGGAGCCAGCCGCCGTGGGGAGTCCATGCAGCCCAACCGCAGGG ctgaCGACAATGCCACCATCCGTGTCACCAACCTGTCTGAGGACACGCGTGAGACTGATCTCCAGGAGCTGTTCCGGCCCTTCGGCTCCATCTCCAGGATCTATTTAGCCAAGGACAAGACCACCGGGCAGTCCAAG ggtTTTGCCTTCATCAGCTTCCACCGCCGGGAGGACGCGGCCCGGGCTATTGCCGGGGTCTCTGGATTTGGCTACGACCACTTGATCCTCAACGTGGAATGGGCCAA aCCCTCCACCAATTGA